A genome region from Triticum aestivum cultivar Chinese Spring chromosome 2B, IWGSC CS RefSeq v2.1, whole genome shotgun sequence includes the following:
- the LOC123046432 gene encoding uncharacterized protein, whose amino-acid sequence MSSSVVVSGNGDEDASVGENSVVVSGKGKDAVKPSCTVQYSCVKRVRERRLLSFLVDQGFHGAFRELNRETGVLFNVDHVRRLVRRGQWEDALMYLNTYLPPFLSERRSFRARIFSNFLLMHHRFANVVAGNKDMHLDKQYANGRSSSTPAERRFRSMNYSILTPDSGHLRAAIDWDKVRSHAACLIPELAHRTPELKRRTVLPSRCMMPHDVLPIGTGLFLRRRVKKQGPQPPKTDAIITAIKHQRYCRLVRDSSIGSRDEALELLVDFLDETLQAGLPRGCTLSYDFQPSGKEVELAADASDAPSGQTMLGTPTDNFKAHATSLVKIPGAPICQIISGTLKVHAKNPEISTPTNAGAKRLIQAGCHTHNSMDGLPTVEDDIYAKRQRTTGTFGEKSSVNFRPKLRPVCSM is encoded by the exons ATGAGTTCCTCCGTCGTGGTCTCCGGCAATGGCGACGAGGACGCCAGCGTGGGCGAGAACTCCGTTGTGGTCTCCGGCAAGGGCAAGGACGCCGTCAAGCCCTCATGCACGGTGCAGTATTCCTGTGTCAAGCGGGTTCGTGAGCGGCGCCTCCTTTCCTTCCTCGTCGACCAAGGCTTCCACGGCGCCTTCAGAGA GCTGAATCGCGAGACGGGGGTGCTGTTCAACGTAGATCACGTCCGGCGGCTGGTGAGGCGGGGCCAATGGGAGGACGCCCTCATGTACCTCAACACCTACCTGCCGCCGTTCCTCAGTGAACGTCGGAGCTTCCGCGCCAGGATCTTCAGCAACTTCCTCCTCATGCACCACCGCTTCGCCAACGTGGTCGCCGGCAACAAGGACATGCACCTGGACAAGCAGTACGCCAACGGCCGCAGCAGCTCCACCCCCGCCGAGCGCAGGTTCCGCTCcatgaactactccatcctcaccCCGGACTCGGGCCACCTCAGGGCCGCCATCGACTGGGACAAGGTGAGGAGCCACGCGGCGTGTCTTATCCCCGAGTTGGCTCACCGTACTCCGGAGCTGAAACGCCGGACGGTGCTGCCGTCCCGCTGCATGATGCCGCACGATGTACTCCCCATTGGGACCGG TTTGTTCCTGAGGCGTCGGGTGAAGAAACAAGGCCCCCAGCCGCCAAAAACAGACGCTATCATCACGGCCATAAAACA CCAACGGTATTGCCGCCTCGTTAGGGATTCAAGCATTG GATCGAGAGATGAAGCGCTGGAACTGCTGGTCGATTTCCTTG ATGAGACTTTACAAGCTGGCCTGCCTAGAGGGTGCACACTAAGCTATGACTTTCAACCAAGTGGGAAGGAAG TTGAACTTGCTGCAGATGCTTCTGATGCTCCGTCTGGACAAACCATGCTCGGCACACCCACAGATAATTTTAAAGCCCATGCCACATCATTAGTGAAAATTCCTG GTGCTCCAATCTGCCAGATCATTTCTGGTACCTTGAAAGTTCATGCTAAAAACCCTGAGATCTCAACACCGACAAATGCAG GTGCAAAGCGTTTAATACAAGCAGGTTGTCATACTCATAATTCAATGGATGGACTGCCAACCGTTGAGGATGATATTTATGCAAAAAGGCAACGAACGACTGGGACATTTGGTGAAAAAAGTTCG GTGAACTTCAGGCCGAAGCTGAGGCCCGTCTGCTCCATGTGA
- the LOC123041849 gene encoding uncharacterized protein isoform X1, protein MSSSAVVFGSDDEDACVGENSVVVSGKGKDAVKPSCTVQYSCVKRLRERRLLSFLLDQGFHGAFRELTRETAALFDLEHMRRLVRRGRWYDALFYLSTFLPPLKSERRSLRAKIFHNFLLMHGRFADVVAGNKDPYLDKQYANGRSNSTDAERRFRSMNYSILAPDAGQLRAAIDWGRVRSHAEFVVRRMALATPELRRPMVLPSRCKHDVLPIGTGLFRKRRVKKHGPQPRKTDAILMALKHQQYCRQFRESSVASKDEALELLVNFLDETLQAGLPRGCKLTYDLQPSGKEVELAVDASDAPSAQTMLGTSTDDVKAHAISLVKIPGTRICQIISSTLKIHAKDPGISPPTNADTKRFTQAGCHAQNKMDGLPTVEDDIYSKSGSNSW, encoded by the exons ATGAGTTCCTCCGCCGTGGTGTTCGGCAGTGACGACGAGGACGCCTGCGTGGGCGAGAACTCCGTCGTGGTCTCGGGCAAGGGCAAGGACGCCGTCAAGCCCTCGTGTACGGTGCAGTATTCCTGCGTCAAGCGGCTTCGTGAGCggcgcctcctctccttcctcctggaccaAGGCTTCCACGGCGCCTTCAGAGA GCTGACCCGCGAGACGGCGGCGCTGTTCGACCTGGAGCACATGCGGCGGCTGGTGAGGCGGGGCCGGTGGTACGACGCCCTCTTTTACCTCAGCACCTTCCTGCCCCCGCTCAAAAGTGAGCGGAGGAGCCTGCGCGCCAAGATCTTCCACAACTTCCTCCTCATGCACGGTCGCTTCGCCGACGTCGTCGCCGGCAACAAGGACCCTTACCTGGACAAGCAGTATGCCAACGGCCGCAGTAACTCCACAGACGCCGAGCGCAGGTTCCGTTCCATGAACTACTCCATACTCGCCCCGGACGCCGGCCAGCTCAGGGCCGCCATCGACTGGGGCAGAGTGAGGAGCCATGCAGAGTTTGTTGTCCGCAGGATGGCTCTTGCCACTCCAGAGCTGAGACGCCCGATGGTGTTGCCGTCCCGCTGCAAGCACGATGTACTCCCCATCGGGACCGG TTTGTTCCGGAAGCGACGCGTGAAGAAACATGGCCCCCAGCCGCGAAAAACAGACGCTATCTTAATGGCCTTGAAACA CCAGCAGTATTGCAGACAGTTTAGGGAATCGAGCGTCG CGTCGAAAGATGAAGCACTGGAACTGCTGGTGAATTTCCTTG ATGAGACTCTACAGGCTGGCCTACCTAGAGGGTGCAAACTAACCTATGATCTTCAACCAAGTGGAAAGGAAG TTGAACTTGCTGTAGATGCTTCTGATGCTCCATCTGCGCAGACCATGCTCGGCACATCCACAGATGATGTTAAAGCCCATGCCATATCATTAGTGAAAATTCCTG GTACTCGAATCTGCCAGATCATTTCTAGTACCTTGAAAATTCATGCTAAAGATCCTGGGATCTCTCCACCGACAAATGCAG ATACAAAGCGTTTCACACAAGCAGGTTGTCATGCTCAGAATAAAATGGATGGTCTGCCAACTGTTGAGGATGATATTTATTCAAAATCGGGAAGCAATTCTTGGTAG
- the LOC123041849 gene encoding uncharacterized protein isoform X2: MSSSAVVFGSDDEDACVGENSVVVSGKGKDAVKPSCTVQYSCVKRLRERRLLSFLLDQGFHGAFRELTRETAALFDLEHMRRLVRRGRWYDALFYLSTFLPPLKSERRSLRAKIFHNFLLMHGRFADVVAGNKDPYLDKQYANGRSNSTDAERRFRSMNYSILAPDAGQLRAAIDWGRVRSHAEFVVRRMALATPELRRPMVLPSRCKHDVLPIGTGLFRKRRVKKHGPQPRKTDAILMALKHQQYCRQFRESSVASKDEALELLVNFLDETLQAGLPRGCKLTYDLQPSGKEDASDAPSAQTMLGTSTDDVKAHAISLVKIPGTRICQIISSTLKIHAKDPGISPPTNADTKRFTQAGCHAQNKMDGLPTVEDDIYSKSGSNSW, encoded by the exons ATGAGTTCCTCCGCCGTGGTGTTCGGCAGTGACGACGAGGACGCCTGCGTGGGCGAGAACTCCGTCGTGGTCTCGGGCAAGGGCAAGGACGCCGTCAAGCCCTCGTGTACGGTGCAGTATTCCTGCGTCAAGCGGCTTCGTGAGCggcgcctcctctccttcctcctggaccaAGGCTTCCACGGCGCCTTCAGAGA GCTGACCCGCGAGACGGCGGCGCTGTTCGACCTGGAGCACATGCGGCGGCTGGTGAGGCGGGGCCGGTGGTACGACGCCCTCTTTTACCTCAGCACCTTCCTGCCCCCGCTCAAAAGTGAGCGGAGGAGCCTGCGCGCCAAGATCTTCCACAACTTCCTCCTCATGCACGGTCGCTTCGCCGACGTCGTCGCCGGCAACAAGGACCCTTACCTGGACAAGCAGTATGCCAACGGCCGCAGTAACTCCACAGACGCCGAGCGCAGGTTCCGTTCCATGAACTACTCCATACTCGCCCCGGACGCCGGCCAGCTCAGGGCCGCCATCGACTGGGGCAGAGTGAGGAGCCATGCAGAGTTTGTTGTCCGCAGGATGGCTCTTGCCACTCCAGAGCTGAGACGCCCGATGGTGTTGCCGTCCCGCTGCAAGCACGATGTACTCCCCATCGGGACCGG TTTGTTCCGGAAGCGACGCGTGAAGAAACATGGCCCCCAGCCGCGAAAAACAGACGCTATCTTAATGGCCTTGAAACA CCAGCAGTATTGCAGACAGTTTAGGGAATCGAGCGTCG CGTCGAAAGATGAAGCACTGGAACTGCTGGTGAATTTCCTTG ATGAGACTCTACAGGCTGGCCTACCTAGAGGGTGCAAACTAACCTATGATCTTCAACCAAGTGGAAAGGAAG ATGCTTCTGATGCTCCATCTGCGCAGACCATGCTCGGCACATCCACAGATGATGTTAAAGCCCATGCCATATCATTAGTGAAAATTCCTG GTACTCGAATCTGCCAGATCATTTCTAGTACCTTGAAAATTCATGCTAAAGATCCTGGGATCTCTCCACCGACAAATGCAG ATACAAAGCGTTTCACACAAGCAGGTTGTCATGCTCAGAATAAAATGGATGGTCTGCCAACTGTTGAGGATGATATTTATTCAAAATCGGGAAGCAATTCTTGGTAG